A genome region from Arachidicoccus soli includes the following:
- a CDS encoding helix-turn-helix domain-containing protein, with product MEKYSGNIFVSSGKLWEGIEFAVENISRLKPIAETHNGHRIAVNLGNPHYGDIKSWGHWRKQLYEKGAIGLVPYGEVNECRARVDIVCATITLQLEFLEKTFGGTTILLLQTRGVNDSVIYHLALALREELINEHFIGRFYAESLAHILVLHIARTYPEDKNRIFYPKGKLTAGQLKRAVDYCYEMRETGFSLSDLAKEVNLSIFHFARLFKQTIGYSPWQFLQNLKIEEAKKLIRSRRNSLTEIAYQLGFADQAHFCKAFRKVTGISPGKF from the coding sequence ATGGAAAAGTACTCCGGTAATATTTTTGTTTCCAGTGGGAAATTATGGGAGGGAATAGAATTTGCTGTGGAAAATATTTCCAGATTGAAACCAATTGCGGAAACCCATAATGGGCACCGCATAGCTGTAAACCTGGGAAATCCGCACTATGGAGATATTAAAAGCTGGGGACACTGGCGCAAACAATTGTACGAAAAGGGAGCAATTGGCCTGGTCCCTTATGGTGAGGTAAATGAATGCCGGGCAAGGGTTGATATAGTTTGTGCTACTATTACTCTACAACTGGAATTCCTCGAAAAAACATTTGGAGGTACAACCATATTGTTGCTTCAGACCAGGGGGGTAAATGATTCTGTTATCTATCATCTTGCCCTTGCTTTGAGGGAAGAACTGATTAATGAGCATTTTATCGGAAGGTTCTATGCGGAATCACTCGCCCATATTCTTGTGTTACACATTGCGCGTACTTATCCGGAAGACAAGAACAGGATTTTTTATCCTAAAGGCAAGCTAACTGCCGGTCAACTAAAAAGGGCTGTTGACTATTGCTATGAAATGCGGGAAACGGGCTTTAGCCTGTCGGACCTGGCAAAGGAGGTCAATTTAAGTATCTTTCATTTCGCGCGCCTTTTCAAACAAACTATTGGTTATAGTCCGTGGCAGTTTCTGCAAAATCTAAAAATAGAGGAGGCAAAAAAACTTATTCGCAGCCGGCGCAATTCGCTAACCGAAATAGCCTACCAGTTGGGATTTGCAGACCAGGCTCATTTTTGCAAGGCTTTTCGTAAAGTAACAGGGATTTCCCCAGGCAAGTTTTAA
- a CDS encoding nuclear transport factor 2 family protein produces MENKIIQQIKNLFAGADERNWQKVESTLNEEVLLDYSSMTGIAANNLSPKDIATAWRAFLPGFDRTNHILSDFNVKITGNEATAQYTGEADHFLSQEIWVVKGTYNTKLKLVNTNWLITELRFLITDQSGNTDLPALATRKMQKKLLKEQNRKMVDNFFVALETQKFEWLKELFAINGKQLNPYSPEGFPKSFDGAEGIYKQYSGLAKTFGEMRFPREIFATDDPCFFFVKFRGEIEIKTGGKYKNDYLGTFKMKEGKIIEYTEYFNQIVMAKAFGIAL; encoded by the coding sequence GTGGAAAATAAAATAATTCAACAAATTAAAAACCTTTTTGCAGGCGCTGATGAAAGAAACTGGCAAAAAGTTGAGAGTACATTGAATGAGGAGGTATTGTTAGATTATTCATCAATGACAGGTATTGCCGCAAATAATCTTAGTCCAAAAGATATAGCCACCGCTTGGAGGGCGTTTTTGCCCGGGTTTGATAGAACCAATCATATCCTCTCCGACTTCAACGTAAAAATAACTGGTAACGAGGCTACCGCTCAATACACAGGAGAAGCCGATCATTTTCTCAGCCAGGAGATCTGGGTAGTGAAGGGAACGTACAATACGAAATTGAAATTAGTAAATACAAATTGGCTTATTACAGAGTTAAGATTTTTAATTACTGATCAAAGTGGAAATACCGACTTACCAGCTTTAGCCACCCGGAAAATGCAAAAAAAATTATTAAAAGAGCAAAATAGAAAAATGGTTGATAACTTCTTTGTGGCACTGGAAACCCAAAAATTCGAATGGCTTAAAGAACTGTTCGCAATAAACGGAAAACAATTAAATCCGTATTCGCCCGAAGGGTTCCCAAAAAGTTTTGATGGCGCGGAAGGCATTTACAAACAATACAGCGGCTTGGCTAAAACCTTCGGCGAGATGCGTTTTCCAAGAGAGATATTTGCGACAGACGACCCGTGTTTCTTCTTCGTGAAGTTTAGAGGCGAAATCGAGATTAAGACGGGTGGGAAATATAAGAATGACTACCTGGGAACTTTCAAAATGAAGGAGGGGAAAATCATCGAGTACACAGAATATTTCAATCAGATCGTGATGGCAAAGGCATTCGGGATTGCTTTATGA
- a CDS encoding DUF3626 domain-containing protein encodes MKLAPTQRAAIAYVEKYSKKRQGDALSIIQSVCRMSNISSEILTSAMDNIKKYARIALHFHPDRFTGENITVAESLLIDGIYKNQFQTQISNGHLEPVKGGFRHTWENNIFGSSFETADINLSERPKYGALDLMHWADGPSPRFGSCYFLLNPLCSRRSTFTYMDSHKNPRERGTLKHFDDIFAAMFAECFERNFALGRKDLTPSKLFNYLAYNFALPSDPPSLSAISHNLDFYIEAQLQGTVNLEKDADILVADSSFKMTQTGVVMNQLCKKYKIKMYWHPGFKLNITDIPSDFRGSSMPSLGSRISGSGQITAHRIGAAAADLKSHPQAWKDRGSYQECLQELKLLWHVLVKFGNSVSS; translated from the coding sequence ATGAAATTAGCCCCCACACAACGAGCTGCTATTGCATACGTTGAAAAATATTCGAAAAAGAGACAAGGAGATGCGCTCAGTATCATCCAATCTGTTTGCCGGATGTCAAATATCTCTTCGGAAATACTAACCTCGGCTATGGACAATATTAAGAAGTATGCAAGAATAGCATTACATTTTCACCCGGATCGGTTTACGGGCGAAAATATTACTGTTGCAGAATCTCTTTTAATAGATGGGATTTATAAAAATCAATTTCAGACACAGATATCTAATGGCCACCTTGAGCCGGTGAAGGGTGGTTTTCGCCATACATGGGAAAACAATATCTTCGGATCTTCGTTCGAAACGGCAGATATAAATCTATCTGAAAGGCCAAAATATGGCGCGCTGGATCTGATGCATTGGGCCGACGGTCCATCTCCGAGATTTGGGTCGTGCTACTTTTTGCTGAACCCTCTTTGTTCCCGGAGATCGACGTTCACCTACATGGATTCACACAAGAATCCGAGGGAACGGGGAACTTTAAAACATTTTGACGATATTTTTGCAGCGATGTTCGCTGAGTGCTTTGAACGAAATTTTGCTCTTGGACGGAAGGATCTAACACCATCAAAGCTTTTCAACTATTTAGCGTACAATTTCGCACTGCCTTCCGATCCGCCTTCCTTATCTGCAATTTCCCACAATCTTGATTTTTATATAGAAGCGCAATTACAAGGCACTGTAAACTTGGAAAAGGATGCTGACATACTCGTCGCCGATTCATCCTTCAAAATGACACAGACGGGTGTGGTGATGAATCAATTATGTAAAAAATATAAAATCAAAATGTACTGGCACCCCGGATTTAAGTTGAACATTACAGATATTCCGTCAGATTTCAGGGGTAGTTCGATGCCTTCTTTGGGGAGCCGGATTTCCGGGAGTGGACAAATTACTGCCCATCGCATCGGTGCGGCAGCGGCAGACCTTAAATCCCACCCACAAGCCTGGAAAGACAGGGGCTCCTACCAGGAGTGTCTACAGGAGTTGAAGTTGCTATGGCATGTACTGGTAAAGTTCGGAAATTCCGTGTCATCTTGA
- a CDS encoding SET domain-containing protein yields MIFPFLTIAPSGNKGKGVFTSENILANTIIEISPVIVLSAKERKQLENTKLFHYIFEWGDSRKKAAVALGYVSMYNHSYDANCEYEMDFDEASITIKTVKAIKKGEELHINYNAVHNDATEVWFHHLIDQS; encoded by the coding sequence ATGATATTCCCATTTTTAACTATCGCACCATCAGGCAACAAAGGCAAAGGTGTATTTACCTCAGAAAATATTCTGGCAAATACCATTATTGAGATATCGCCTGTCATAGTACTATCTGCTAAAGAACGCAAACAATTAGAAAATACAAAACTCTTTCATTATATTTTTGAGTGGGGAGATTCCAGAAAAAAAGCTGCAGTAGCATTGGGCTATGTATCTATGTATAACCATAGCTACGATGCCAATTGTGAATATGAAATGGACTTTGACGAAGCGTCCATCACTATCAAAACAGTGAAAGCAATAAAGAAAGGAGAAGAGTTACATATCAACTATAATGCTGTTCATAATGATGCTACCGAGGTTTGGTTTCATCACCTAATAGATCAATCTTAG
- a CDS encoding helix-turn-helix domain-containing protein: MKYFKTISEFHEFRDLPKPQHPLFSVINVADVKHLHNYEPITMAMDFYSIAIKRMSNVIMKYGQQPFDFNEGILSFMAPNQVFAISLDNKNEGIIQSGWVIYIHPDFLWDTPLAKTIKRYDFWDYSLNEALFVSEKEEATIKGIIQNIDQEYHSNIDRFSKQIIISQIESLLNYAERFYNRQFITREKVNNQILERLEELVKGYFNSEDLVNRGLPTVRYIAEELHLSPKYLSSLLRVLTGQNTHQYIHNKLIEKAKEKLSTTNLSISEIAYELGFAHLQSFSKLFKSKTNQSPLEFRQSFN, encoded by the coding sequence ATGAAGTATTTTAAAACGATAAGCGAGTTTCACGAGTTCAGGGATTTGCCTAAGCCGCAACATCCCCTATTCAGTGTAATAAATGTTGCAGATGTTAAGCATTTACATAACTATGAACCAATCACAATGGCGATGGATTTTTATTCCATCGCCATCAAAAGAATGTCAAATGTAATAATGAAATACGGGCAACAACCCTTTGATTTTAATGAAGGCATTTTGTCTTTCATGGCACCCAATCAGGTTTTTGCTATTAGTCTCGATAATAAAAATGAAGGAATAATACAATCGGGATGGGTGATTTACATTCATCCCGATTTTTTATGGGACACTCCGTTAGCCAAAACCATTAAACGATATGATTTTTGGGATTATTCATTAAATGAAGCATTATTCGTTTCCGAAAAAGAAGAGGCTACAATCAAGGGCATTATTCAAAACATTGATCAGGAATATCATTCCAACATTGATAGGTTTAGCAAACAAATTATTATCTCACAAATTGAAAGTTTGCTCAATTACGCTGAAAGGTTTTACAATCGTCAATTCATCACACGAGAAAAAGTGAACAATCAAATACTTGAGCGTTTAGAAGAATTAGTTAAAGGCTATTTCAACAGCGAAGATTTGGTTAACAGAGGCTTGCCTACAGTTCGCTACATTGCTGAAGAACTGCATCTTTCTCCCAAGTATTTAAGTAGTTTATTACGGGTATTGACTGGTCAAAACACACATCAATATATTCACAATAAACTGATAGAAAAAGCAAAGGAAAAGTTATCCACCACTAACCTGTCTATAAGTGAAATTGCTTACGAATTAGGCTTCGCACACTTACAGTCGTTTAGTAAATTATTTAAAAGTAAGACAAATCAATCACCATTGGAGTTCAGACAATCTTTCAATTAA
- a CDS encoding TetR/AcrR family transcriptional regulator: MKQIQLDDRRTQKTKKNLADALKELILEKGYDAVTVQEIIDRANVGRSTFYNHYESKEQLLVGNINFQEALINVPVNDDENYPMGINIAYLFNHLKEHVHSGKAMMGSRGIDFLFNYFADLCAMRILEYHKRQPVNTGSGQQMIRYQAEAAAGGITRMLFKWLEDGAVVPVNEMIALAKRILELH, encoded by the coding sequence TTGAAACAAATACAATTAGATGACCGCAGGACACAGAAGACAAAAAAGAATTTAGCCGATGCACTAAAAGAATTAATCCTAGAGAAAGGATACGATGCGGTAACAGTACAAGAAATTATTGACAGGGCAAATGTGGGACGCAGCACATTCTACAACCATTATGAAAGCAAAGAACAATTGCTGGTTGGTAATATTAATTTTCAGGAAGCACTGATCAACGTTCCGGTTAATGACGATGAAAATTACCCGATGGGAATTAACATTGCTTACCTGTTCAATCATCTGAAAGAACATGTCCATAGTGGAAAAGCAATGATGGGATCCCGGGGAATAGACTTTTTATTCAACTACTTTGCCGATTTGTGCGCGATGAGGATTTTAGAATATCATAAACGGCAGCCGGTGAACACCGGATCAGGTCAGCAAATGATCAGATATCAGGCAGAAGCTGCAGCTGGCGGAATTACTAGGATGTTATTTAAATGGCTCGAAGATGGTGCGGTGGTTCCGGTCAACGAAATGATTGCTTTAGCGAAACGTATCTTGGAACTTCATTAA
- a CDS encoding transglutaminase family protein, protein MQVNSEISALFSLIDDPDEDVYNVVADKIITFGKEILPNLEDQWEAAIGCTIQERIEEIIHQVNFKSLAAEFQEWSEKGDYDLILGTTLIAKFVYPSLQESSVTVATDRLRKIIWLELNDCLTSLEKVNVVSNMLFNFQEIKSERNNYENTERFFLHNILEKKKGNAISTGILYQCLCEKLHIPIQLINIPEQFVLACYQKNYKTMLNKTNNRDLILFYVDATTGNIFSQADLDSYFELYNITPKDSFFTPLSHRQIIQKLLNEVSRCFLNQKKLRRKEELAILAAMLLHA, encoded by the coding sequence ATGCAAGTTAACTCAGAAATATCTGCCTTATTTTCTCTTATCGATGATCCGGATGAGGATGTTTACAATGTTGTAGCAGATAAAATCATTACCTTTGGAAAAGAAATTCTTCCCAATTTAGAAGATCAATGGGAGGCGGCAATAGGTTGCACTATTCAAGAAAGAATTGAAGAAATTATTCATCAAGTAAATTTTAAATCTCTTGCAGCAGAATTTCAAGAATGGAGCGAAAAGGGAGATTATGATTTAATATTGGGAACGACTCTTATCGCAAAATTTGTCTATCCCAGTTTGCAAGAATCTTCAGTGACAGTGGCAACAGATAGACTTAGAAAGATTATTTGGTTAGAACTCAACGATTGCCTTACTTCCTTAGAGAAGGTCAATGTCGTGTCCAATATGCTTTTTAATTTTCAAGAAATTAAAAGTGAAAGAAATAACTATGAAAATACGGAACGGTTCTTTTTGCATAATATTTTAGAGAAGAAAAAGGGCAATGCTATATCAACGGGAATCCTCTACCAATGCCTTTGTGAGAAATTGCATATCCCGATACAACTCATAAATATTCCTGAACAGTTTGTTCTTGCATGTTATCAAAAGAATTATAAAACAATGCTGAACAAAACAAATAATCGAGATCTTATTTTGTTCTATGTCGATGCGACAACAGGCAATATATTTAGTCAGGCAGATCTAGACAGCTATTTTGAACTATATAACATAACTCCTAAAGATTCTTTTTTCACACCTCTGAGCCACCGACAAATTATTCAAAAATTATTAAATGAAGTAAGTCGTTGCTTTTTAAATCAAAAAAAATTACGCCGTAAAGAAGAATTAGCAATACTCGCTGCTATGCTTCTCCATGCCTAA
- a CDS encoding alpha/beta hydrolase, which produces MKQQIQFYSDGMCLAGELYTPPDFDPGKKYPAILVGGSWTTVKEQMSGLYASLLAQQGFITLAIDPRNFGGSEGVPRFWENPTFKIADYKNAITYLQQVPGTHADNIFLAAICASAGYLATLAGQDQRVKGLATVAAWLHDREAVNLIYGGIELVQSKIMKAREAKQKFAETGIVEYVPAVSITDPAAAMFGNFSYYLDPERGGIPQWSADKFAVASWEDWLTFDPMPAAKTLNIPMLMVHSDNAALPDNAKRFFDDIPHSDKLLHWAEGEQFDFYDQPKQVSDAVAAMNVFFKGNLN; this is translated from the coding sequence ATGAAACAACAAATTCAATTCTACAGCGATGGAATGTGTTTGGCGGGCGAACTATATACGCCGCCTGATTTCGACCCAGGTAAAAAATATCCGGCAATACTGGTGGGCGGTTCATGGACAACGGTAAAAGAACAAATGAGTGGTTTATATGCGAGTTTGTTAGCTCAGCAAGGATTCATTACGCTTGCTATTGATCCCCGCAATTTTGGCGGCAGTGAAGGAGTGCCACGATTTTGGGAAAACCCAACATTCAAAATAGCAGATTATAAAAATGCAATTACCTATTTACAGCAGGTGCCAGGCACACATGCCGATAATATTTTTCTCGCTGCGATTTGCGCCAGCGCTGGCTACCTGGCTACACTTGCCGGTCAGGATCAGCGGGTAAAGGGATTGGCCACTGTTGCAGCCTGGCTGCATGACAGGGAAGCTGTAAACTTAATCTATGGTGGAATAGAACTTGTGCAATCCAAGATTATGAAGGCCAGAGAGGCAAAACAAAAATTTGCTGAAACGGGAATAGTGGAATATGTCCCTGCGGTCAGTATAACTGATCCGGCAGCTGCTATGTTTGGCAATTTCAGTTATTACCTTGATCCTGAGAGGGGCGGGATACCACAATGGAGTGCAGATAAATTTGCCGTAGCGAGTTGGGAAGACTGGCTAACATTTGATCCGATGCCGGCAGCAAAAACGTTGAATATACCAATGCTGATGGTCCATTCAGACAACGCAGCGCTACCGGACAACGCAAAGCGTTTCTTCGATGACATCCCGCATAGCGACAAGCTGCTACACTGGGCCGAAGGTGAACAGTTCGATTTTTATGATCAACCTAAGCAGGTTTCAGACGCAGTTGCAGCTATGAATGTCTTTTTCAAAGGAAATCTTAACTAA
- a CDS encoding helix-turn-helix domain-containing protein: MVKSGEDIGEIRDKEKNSVELFDQINPMHADLLWKIEQGKILPSKWELLQIAGRFGLSAKTLLIAHQRQLISKSTAEGRSVSERAQLLVRDLKQWEEKFSSVQVIPLSWQLAGCVESIVYFESLDQPYAFEKVMPDGMAKLVINLDESLPVVIGQYDRPLCIGLKKNIHKIIVRFQPNGLYLLTGIPQNHLLNRVLDAVHIFGKAISELQEKLSCCRHPIQMELLLNNFFIERVPDAEDHLVERRVIDFVISHIDEPIGILVKKAGYSYRHLIHLFRNYTGLTPKVFQQVKKFAVSINEISLLPTQQLSNASWKHDYFDDAHFIRQFNRFSGFTPSDYLKTGNTCARLVFTNEAEQHLMNMV; this comes from the coding sequence ATGGTAAAGTCAGGAGAAGATATCGGTGAAATCAGGGATAAAGAGAAGAATTCCGTTGAGCTATTTGATCAAATTAACCCTATGCATGCTGATCTGCTTTGGAAGATAGAACAGGGAAAAATTCTTCCATCCAAGTGGGAACTGTTACAGATTGCGGGACGGTTTGGGTTAAGCGCAAAAACATTGTTGATTGCCCATCAACGGCAATTGATATCAAAGAGCACAGCGGAGGGCCGGTCCGTTTCAGAAAGAGCTCAACTATTAGTCAGAGATTTAAAACAGTGGGAGGAAAAGTTTTCTTCCGTTCAAGTGATTCCTCTGAGTTGGCAACTTGCCGGGTGTGTGGAAAGTATCGTTTACTTTGAAAGCCTGGATCAGCCTTATGCTTTTGAAAAAGTAATGCCCGATGGTATGGCAAAGCTGGTCATCAATTTGGATGAATCATTACCGGTTGTCATCGGGCAATATGATAGGCCACTTTGTATCGGTCTAAAGAAAAATATTCACAAAATAATTGTTCGCTTTCAGCCTAATGGGCTATACTTATTAACCGGCATACCGCAGAATCATTTGCTAAACAGGGTTTTGGATGCCGTGCATATTTTTGGCAAAGCCATTAGCGAGTTGCAAGAAAAATTAAGCTGTTGCCGGCACCCGATTCAAATGGAACTTCTTCTGAATAATTTTTTTATAGAAAGGGTACCGGATGCTGAAGATCACCTGGTAGAAAGGCGGGTGATAGATTTTGTCATAAGCCATATTGATGAACCCATTGGCATACTTGTTAAAAAAGCGGGTTATTCCTATAGGCATCTTATACATCTTTTTCGCAACTATACAGGCCTCACACCGAAGGTTTTTCAACAGGTGAAGAAGTTCGCTGTTAGCATTAATGAAATCTCTCTTTTACCCACTCAACAGTTATCGAATGCCAGTTGGAAGCACGATTATTTTGACGATGCCCATTTTATCCGGCAGTTCAATCGTTTTTCAGGTTTTACTCCGTCAGATTATCTTAAAACCGGAAACACCTGTGCCCGCCTGGTATTCACCAATGAAGCCGAACAGCATTTGATGAATATGGTTTAA
- a CDS encoding peroxiredoxin-like family protein, whose translation MEGDRKVLRSGVFKYSKGMYVKNETLKTILGKTIEIPDKEALVHIQFRRFAGCPVCNLHLQSFARRQRQIEDAGIHEVIIFHSSREELLTYTSGFPFDLVADPNKQLYKDYGVESSLWAILNPFAFISIIFGIVNSILEFLLGQRPLPSFRPEGGSFGLPADFLIGTDGKIIDCYYGRHADDHWSVEKLLHIAELANQKKLKTI comes from the coding sequence ATGGAAGGTGATCGGAAAGTGCTTCGATCAGGAGTATTTAAATATTCAAAAGGCATGTACGTTAAAAATGAAACCCTGAAGACTATTTTAGGAAAAACAATAGAAATACCAGACAAAGAAGCGCTCGTTCATATACAGTTCAGAAGATTTGCCGGATGCCCGGTGTGTAATCTTCACCTGCAAAGTTTTGCCAGGCGTCAGCGACAGATAGAAGATGCCGGTATCCATGAAGTAATTATTTTTCATTCCAGTCGTGAGGAATTGCTAACATATACTTCTGGTTTTCCGTTTGATCTGGTCGCAGACCCAAATAAACAATTGTATAAAGATTATGGAGTAGAGTCGTCTCTTTGGGCAATACTTAATCCGTTCGCGTTCATATCCATCATATTTGGAATTGTGAATAGTATCCTGGAATTCCTCCTTGGCCAGAGGCCACTACCTTCTTTCAGGCCTGAAGGAGGAAGTTTCGGACTACCAGCGGATTTTCTCATAGGGACAGATGGTAAGATTATAGACTGTTATTACGGGCGGCACGCCGATGATCATTGGTCAGTCGAGAAGTTATTACATATAGCTGAATTAGCCAATCAAAAAAAATTAAAAACAATATAA
- a CDS encoding NADP-dependent oxidoreductase, with amino-acid sequence MKAVRIHEFGGPEVMKLEDIERPVPTADEILVKVFASGINPVDWVVRKGGNDFLRPFLSLPMTIGWDAAGIIEETGVEVKDFKKGDAVYGVPNFPGTNGSYAEYCLVKASQVAIKPKRISFNEAAGVPLVGLVACNALFELGKLQAGQRIFIHGGSGGVGSLAVQMAKAKGAYVIGSASTVNQKFLQQLGADEVIDYSNQKFEELLQNIDLVFDGSPLRDENERIKCISILKDGGIFVSVNVDFPFSDEVKRVLAIKNAKGELVAQQTNHRHWLNEMAELIDEGKVKVHISEVYPLEQVAKAHNESERFHTRGKLILEVQKEDNFS; translated from the coding sequence ATGAAAGCAGTAAGAATTCATGAATTTGGTGGACCTGAGGTAATGAAATTAGAAGATATAGAACGCCCAGTTCCCACCGCGGATGAAATTTTGGTGAAGGTGTTTGCCAGCGGCATAAACCCAGTTGATTGGGTTGTGCGTAAAGGCGGAAATGATTTTTTAAGGCCATTTTTATCTTTGCCAATGACAATAGGTTGGGACGCAGCAGGCATTATAGAAGAAACAGGTGTAGAGGTCAAAGATTTTAAGAAAGGGGATGCCGTATATGGTGTTCCTAATTTCCCCGGTACTAATGGAAGTTATGCTGAGTATTGTCTGGTAAAAGCAAGCCAAGTTGCCATAAAACCAAAGCGTATTTCTTTCAATGAAGCAGCCGGCGTTCCTTTGGTAGGGCTTGTGGCCTGTAATGCTCTTTTTGAATTAGGAAAATTACAGGCAGGTCAACGGATATTCATCCATGGTGGTTCGGGTGGCGTAGGAAGTCTCGCAGTGCAAATGGCGAAAGCAAAAGGAGCGTATGTAATTGGTAGCGCCTCGACAGTTAATCAGAAGTTTTTGCAACAACTTGGTGCTGATGAAGTGATTGACTACAGTAACCAGAAATTTGAAGAGTTATTGCAGAATATTGATCTTGTGTTTGATGGTTCGCCCCTTCGTGATGAAAACGAGCGCATAAAATGTATCAGTATTTTAAAAGACGGTGGAATTTTTGTAAGTGTAAATGTTGATTTCCCATTTAGTGATGAAGTTAAAAGAGTACTTGCAATAAAGAATGCTAAAGGTGAACTTGTAGCCCAACAAACAAACCACCGTCATTGGCTGAATGAAATGGCGGAATTGATTGATGAGGGTAAAGTAAAGGTTCATATCAGTGAGGTATATCCTTTAGAACAGGTTGCCAAAGCACATAATGAAAGTGAAAGGTTTCATACGCGTGGTAAATTAATATTGGAAGTACAAAAAGAAGATAACTTTTCATGA
- a CDS encoding class I SAM-dependent methyltransferase — protein MKVKAHYDTHLGKFYSWMVGDFDIKQKEQQDYFISQNVTVSDSGIALDLGAGHGLQSVSLAKIGFKVIAIDFNEQLLSELEANKSDLTIEVVSDDIRFVRNYATTNPELIVCAGDTITHLGDNFEIEQFIRDCAGILNKNGKIFLSFRDYSHPLRGDNRFIPVKSDENKILTCCLDYFDDRILVTDLLHAKTDAGWQQMVSSYYKIRINESWLIKLLKNIGFDILVHETVNRMIIIIAQKTF, from the coding sequence ATGAAAGTTAAAGCGCACTATGACACCCATTTGGGCAAGTTTTATTCCTGGATGGTTGGTGATTTTGATATAAAACAAAAAGAACAACAAGATTACTTTATTAGTCAAAATGTTACCGTTTCAGATTCCGGCATAGCTCTTGACTTAGGTGCTGGACATGGTCTGCAAAGTGTATCATTAGCTAAAATAGGATTTAAAGTAATAGCGATTGATTTTAATGAACAGTTATTGAGTGAGTTAGAAGCTAACAAATCGGACCTGACAATTGAAGTTGTTAGCGACGACATTAGATTCGTCAGGAATTATGCTACAACTAATCCTGAACTTATTGTTTGTGCTGGTGATACAATAACCCATCTGGGTGACAATTTTGAAATTGAACAGTTTATCAGAGATTGTGCCGGCATCCTTAATAAAAACGGAAAAATATTTCTGTCGTTTAGAGATTATTCTCATCCATTAAGGGGTGATAACAGGTTTATACCAGTAAAAAGCGATGAAAATAAGATTCTGACGTGCTGCCTTGATTATTTTGATGATCGAATATTGGTAACCGATTTACTTCATGCCAAAACTGATGCTGGCTGGCAGCAGATGGTAAGTTCATATTACAAAATACGTATCAACGAATCATGGCTTATAAAGCTGTTGAAAAATATTGGTTTCGATATTTTGGTTCATGAAACAGTCAACAGAATGATTATCATAATCGCACAAAAAACATTCTAA